From the Gallaecimonas mangrovi genome, one window contains:
- a CDS encoding alpha/beta hydrolase, protein MSLSHVTSPAPLDPEIADFRDQLAARYQAFGDLSPLSFDEARAVIEQVRAPFREGGPAMHSCQEFCLKDGVTLRLYRPSNQPQLPVLIYLHGGGWTYFSIDTHDRLMREYAAQAGVAVLGVNYRLAPEHPSPAALDDCLDAIAWLKAQSQTLGLDSQRLALGGDSAGGYLSLASALALKAQGSAMVKALLLNYPALDPRCQHASFTLYDGPDYVLARDEMLTFWQHYLGDAARDDPKTNLALANVSGLPPSLVVVAECDVLADEGLQLAARMQQAGVTSEAKTFMGATHSFIEAMASAKVARQAIAAGADWLRRYL, encoded by the coding sequence ATGTCCCTTTCCCATGTAACGAGCCCCGCTCCCCTTGACCCAGAGATAGCTGACTTTCGCGACCAGTTGGCCGCCCGCTACCAAGCCTTTGGTGACTTAAGCCCCTTGTCTTTCGATGAAGCCAGAGCGGTGATTGAACAGGTGCGAGCCCCTTTTCGGGAAGGGGGCCCGGCCATGCACAGCTGCCAGGAATTTTGTTTAAAAGACGGGGTAACCCTGCGTCTTTACCGGCCCAGCAACCAGCCCCAGCTGCCGGTGCTTATCTATCTGCACGGCGGCGGCTGGACCTATTTCAGTATTGATACCCACGACCGGTTGATGCGCGAATACGCCGCCCAGGCCGGGGTAGCGGTGTTGGGGGTGAATTACCGGTTGGCGCCGGAACACCCAAGCCCGGCTGCCCTCGACGACTGCCTGGACGCCATTGCCTGGCTTAAAGCGCAAAGCCAAACCTTGGGCCTTGATAGCCAGCGCCTTGCCCTAGGCGGCGATTCGGCCGGGGGCTATTTATCCCTGGCCAGTGCCTTGGCGCTAAAAGCGCAGGGTAGTGCCATGGTCAAGGCGCTGCTGCTCAATTACCCGGCGCTGGACCCGCGCTGCCAGCACGCGTCTTTTACGCTTTATGATGGCCCTGACTATGTACTGGCCCGCGATGAAATGCTCACTTTTTGGCAGCACTACTTGGGCGATGCCGCCCGCGACGACCCCAAAACCAACCTGGCTTTGGCCAATGTTAGCGGCTTGCCACCATCGCTGGTGGTGGTGGCCGAGTGTGATGTGCTGGCGGACGAGGGCTTGCAGCTGGCGGCGCGGATGCAACAGGCCGGAGTAACCAGTGAAGCCAAAACCTTTATGGGTGCTACCCACAGCTTTATTGAAGCCATGGCCAGCGCCAAGGTTGCCCGTCAGGCGATTGCGGCCGGGGCAGACTGGCTACGCCGCTACTTATAA
- a CDS encoding glutathione peroxidase: MSAITSIPFTLIDGKGATLDDFAGKVLLVVNVASQCGLTPQYEALQKLYARYRDKGFEIIGFPANNFLGQEPGTEQEIMEFCHGNYGVTFPMAAKVSVAGEDIHPLFAAMIEAQPQATGNVDSQLKSKLSQMGLLPKDARQITWNFEKFLIDHHGNVVGRFRPDITPDDPRITATLDSLLGI, encoded by the coding sequence ATGTCAGCCATTACATCGATCCCCTTTACCCTCATCGATGGGAAGGGCGCTACCCTTGACGATTTTGCCGGTAAGGTATTGCTGGTGGTCAATGTCGCTTCACAGTGCGGGCTGACACCGCAGTATGAAGCGTTGCAAAAGCTCTACGCTCGTTACCGCGATAAAGGCTTTGAAATTATTGGCTTTCCCGCCAATAACTTTCTCGGCCAGGAACCTGGCACGGAGCAGGAGATCATGGAGTTCTGCCATGGCAATTACGGGGTAACCTTTCCCATGGCCGCCAAGGTATCGGTAGCCGGTGAAGACATCCACCCGCTGTTTGCCGCCATGATAGAAGCGCAGCCTCAAGCCACCGGCAATGTTGACAGCCAGCTGAAATCCAAGCTCTCGCAAATGGGGCTATTGCCAAAAGATGCCCGGCAAATCACCTGGAATTTCGAGAAGTTTCTGATTGACCATCACGGCAATGTGGTGGGGCGTTTTCGCCCGGACATTACCCCAGACGACCCGCGCATTACTGCCACCCTCGATTCCTTACTGGGGATCTAA
- a CDS encoding TonB-dependent receptor, with protein MRTSTPNAKSWLALCIMAALGTSFNALAAEQTAASNANSTTQSDKTKDKDIETLTVTASKRKESIHDVAGSVSAMGQSKLESLAAQSLSDYVTQMPGVSFNDYQPGVSEVVLRGMSSTTYHEQNQTTTGYYLNEIPLSEPGWPVVIPDIDTFDLKRVEVLRGPQGTLFGSSSLGGLINYVVNEASTDGFDAAVQAGVDNTAHSDDTGYNLKGMVNLPITSTFAARAVVSTHKKAGFLDNTGTGQKDADQTKTNGGRLSLVWKPTDSTKLSWLSMHQTIDAEDQTYANIGTYTRTTQIPEPMKPEFTVHSLRLDQDLDFATLTVLGAYAKKESHSQFDYSSYYSSGYLGGDYVADHSYADSKMYNIEARLTSPDNQRLRWIAGTMYNSTKKSSVDQDYVPGSEDYINNNPDTYGADQGAALASGDIIYDYRTHQKYTEKAVFGEANYDFTPQWTLTLGGRYFRTTTHSQLQQAADLLGGDGFNYSQDADDTGFTPKVSLRYKLNANWMFYGLYSEGYRVGGANPVPPTGDDNTPLTFDADTDKNYELGMRSELFDGKVVFNATAYLVDWDNIQVRLFRDDGFAYVMNAGGARNKGVESAIQWNINDNLTWNTNFTYLDARLTQDLETSSGTIADGTAMPGASHWTVNNSLTWYMNLPWSPRLILTHQYLSKAPVTWNSEVQRGDYNLYNLKASVVKGPYEVNFYINNLFDQYGIVNAPYATPSSMLGTVVRPRTIGLTFSWKYY; from the coding sequence ATGCGTACTTCGACCCCCAACGCCAAGTCCTGGCTGGCCCTGTGTATTATGGCTGCTTTAGGCACTTCCTTTAACGCTCTGGCTGCCGAGCAAACCGCAGCCAGTAACGCCAACAGCACCACTCAAAGCGATAAAACCAAAGATAAAGACATTGAAACCCTGACCGTTACCGCGTCCAAACGTAAAGAAAGCATTCACGACGTGGCAGGCTCGGTATCGGCCATGGGCCAAAGCAAACTGGAGTCCCTGGCAGCGCAAAGCTTGTCAGACTACGTGACGCAAATGCCGGGGGTGTCGTTTAACGACTACCAGCCTGGGGTGTCAGAGGTGGTGCTGCGCGGCATGTCATCCACCACTTATCACGAGCAAAACCAAACCACCACCGGTTACTACCTCAACGAAATTCCCTTGAGTGAACCGGGCTGGCCGGTGGTGATCCCCGACATCGACACCTTTGACCTTAAACGGGTGGAAGTGCTGCGCGGCCCGCAAGGCACCCTGTTCGGTTCTTCATCCCTTGGCGGCCTGATTAACTATGTGGTCAATGAAGCCAGTACCGACGGCTTTGATGCCGCCGTGCAAGCCGGGGTAGATAACACCGCCCATTCAGACGACACCGGCTATAACCTCAAAGGCATGGTAAACCTGCCCATCACCAGTACCTTTGCGGCAAGGGCGGTGGTCAGCACCCATAAAAAAGCCGGTTTTCTCGATAACACCGGCACCGGCCAAAAGGATGCCGATCAAACCAAAACCAACGGCGGGCGCTTGTCGCTGGTGTGGAAACCCACCGACAGTACCAAGCTAAGCTGGCTGTCGATGCACCAAACCATTGATGCCGAAGACCAAACCTATGCCAACATTGGCACCTACACCCGGACCACACAAATTCCCGAACCGATGAAGCCTGAGTTTACGGTGCACAGCCTGCGCCTAGACCAAGACCTGGACTTTGCCACCCTGACGGTACTGGGCGCCTACGCCAAAAAGGAAAGCCACTCGCAGTTTGACTACAGCAGCTATTACAGCAGCGGTTACCTAGGCGGCGACTACGTGGCTGACCACAGCTATGCCGACTCGAAGATGTATAACATCGAAGCGCGCCTGACCTCGCCCGACAACCAGCGACTGCGCTGGATAGCGGGCACCATGTACAACAGCACCAAGAAAAGCTCGGTTGACCAAGACTATGTACCGGGCTCGGAAGACTACATAAACAACAACCCCGACACCTACGGTGCAGACCAGGGCGCGGCGCTGGCAAGTGGCGACATTATTTACGATTACCGCACCCACCAGAAATACACCGAAAAGGCCGTATTTGGTGAAGCCAACTACGACTTTACCCCCCAGTGGACCCTCACGTTGGGCGGCCGCTATTTCCGTACCACCACCCACAGCCAATTGCAGCAGGCCGCCGACCTTTTGGGTGGCGATGGCTTTAACTACAGCCAGGACGCCGACGACACCGGCTTTACCCCCAAAGTCAGCCTGCGCTACAAGCTCAATGCCAATTGGATGTTCTACGGGCTGTATTCCGAAGGCTATCGGGTAGGTGGCGCTAACCCGGTGCCGCCCACAGGCGATGATAATACGCCGCTAACCTTCGACGCCGATACCGACAAAAACTATGAGCTGGGGATGCGCTCTGAGCTTTTTGACGGCAAAGTGGTCTTTAATGCCACCGCCTATTTAGTGGATTGGGACAACATTCAAGTACGGCTATTCCGTGATGACGGCTTTGCCTACGTTATGAATGCCGGTGGCGCCCGTAACAAAGGGGTGGAAAGCGCCATTCAGTGGAACATCAATGACAACCTGACCTGGAACACCAACTTTACCTACCTTGATGCCCGCCTAACCCAAGACCTGGAAACGTCTTCTGGCACCATTGCCGACGGCACCGCCATGCCAGGAGCATCGCACTGGACGGTCAATAACAGCCTGACCTGGTACATGAACCTGCCTTGGAGCCCACGGCTTATTCTGACCCACCAGTATCTGTCTAAGGCGCCGGTAACCTGGAATTCGGAAGTACAAAGGGGCGATTACAACCTCTACAACCTCAAAGCCAGCGTGGTGAAAGGCCCTTACGAGGTTAACTTCTACATCAATAACCTGTTTGACCAATACGGCATTGTCAACGCTCCCTACGCCACCCCAAGCTCAATGCTTGGCACCGTGGTGCGGCCAAGAACCATTGGCCTGACATTCTCCTGGAAGTACTACTAA
- a CDS encoding FMN-binding negative transcriptional regulator, which produces MYVPEPYRAASLAEQQQLIERVRMGTLVTASPGWLASPLPFTLNREQGPFGTLYTHMDKANPLWQRLVNEPEVLVTFWGPNSYVSPSWYGTTPRVPTWYYGAVHVTGTAKLITDAEPLMAILNDLTEQMEGPDSPWHLSQVSDYADRLVKHIIGVAVQIGAMDAQIRVGQGDNAADATAVEQALKSGEPGQQAMASFMQQRKESKP; this is translated from the coding sequence ATGTACGTACCTGAGCCTTACCGCGCGGCATCGCTAGCTGAGCAACAACAACTGATTGAAAGGGTGCGCATGGGCACCCTGGTTACCGCTAGTCCAGGCTGGCTGGCCAGCCCGCTGCCGTTTACCTTAAACCGCGAACAGGGGCCTTTCGGCACCCTTTATACCCACATGGATAAGGCCAATCCGCTGTGGCAGCGCCTTGTAAACGAACCCGAGGTGCTGGTGACATTTTGGGGGCCCAATAGTTACGTTTCGCCCAGCTGGTATGGCACTACGCCTCGGGTACCCACCTGGTATTACGGCGCCGTGCACGTTACCGGCACAGCCAAGCTTATTACCGACGCCGAGCCGCTAATGGCCATTCTTAACGACCTTACCGAACAAATGGAGGGGCCTGACAGCCCCTGGCACCTCAGCCAAGTCAGTGACTACGCCGACCGCCTGGTTAAACACATCATCGGTGTCGCGGTCCAAATTGGTGCAATGGATGCACAAATTCGGGTCGGTCAAGGGGATAACGCCGCCGACGCTACGGCCGTAGAGCAAGCGCTCAAAAGCGGAGAGCCAGGCCAGCAGGCAATGGCATCTTTTATGCAGCAACGAAAAGAATCAAAGCCTTAG
- a CDS encoding SPFH domain-containing protein, producing the protein MIFNGMIVSVVFLLLVLVTIFMGVNIVPQGTKYVIQRLGKYSRTLGPGLHFVIPYIDMVAYKITTKDIVLDIPSQEVITRDNAVIIANAVAYINIVSPEKAVYGIENYGVAIQTLVQTSLRSIIGEMDLDDALSSRDAIKAKLKGSISDDIADWGITLKTVEIQDINPSLTMQKAMEEQAAAERSRRATVTRADGEKAAAILEAEGRLEASRRDAEAQVVLATASQTAIEKVSQAVQGQELPVMYLLGERYVEAIKDMSTSANSKLVVLPGDIPAAVRSLMGSMMK; encoded by the coding sequence ATGATATTCAATGGCATGATTGTATCGGTAGTGTTCTTGCTGCTGGTACTGGTGACCATTTTTATGGGGGTTAATATCGTTCCCCAGGGCACCAAATACGTCATTCAGCGCTTGGGTAAATACAGCAGGACGCTGGGCCCGGGCTTACATTTTGTGATCCCCTATATCGATATGGTGGCTTACAAAATCACTACCAAAGATATCGTGCTTGATATCCCCTCCCAGGAAGTGATCACCCGCGACAACGCCGTGATCATTGCCAATGCCGTGGCTTACATCAATATCGTGTCGCCAGAAAAGGCCGTCTACGGCATTGAAAACTATGGTGTTGCCATCCAAACCCTGGTGCAAACCTCGCTGCGCTCCATTATTGGCGAGATGGACCTTGACGACGCCTTGTCCAGCCGCGACGCCATTAAGGCCAAACTCAAGGGCAGCATTTCTGATGATATTGCTGACTGGGGTATTACTTTAAAAACAGTGGAAATTCAGGATATTAACCCCTCGCTTACCATGCAAAAAGCCATGGAAGAGCAGGCCGCCGCCGAGCGGAGCCGCCGCGCTACCGTAACCCGCGCTGACGGTGAAAAAGCCGCCGCCATTTTGGAAGCGGAAGGGCGCCTGGAAGCCTCGCGCCGCGACGCCGAGGCACAAGTGGTGCTGGCAACGGCCAGCCAAACTGCCATCGAAAAGGTGTCGCAAGCGGTGCAGGGCCAAGAGTTGCCGGTCATGTACCTGCTAGGCGAGCGTTATGTGGAAGCGATAAAAGATATGTCGACTTCCGCCAACAGCAAACTGGTGGTGTTGCCGGGGGATATTCCGGCGGCAGTGCGCTCGCTAATGGGCAGCATGATGAAATAA
- a CDS encoding S9 family peptidase, with the protein MALSSKFWQTGLALLAASWGLSAAPITPEQVLSQTYVFDPQIAPDGTSVLFSMLSTPDEKGIRTTELWQVATRKGAKARQVLKGEATEPQWTNDGHAFGYLAAGNNQKPQLFMRRLDGSSQQLTHLTGGVYQYAWSPDGRQVAVLGQEPANNDKPYIEVDKHFAPIHLYLLNLKSGKLHRQSLGGMSISGVRWGPKSQRLVVRLAETSSINNYFYHSSLHVLDLASGKLGKAFEHSAINDFSWAPDGHAIAYCRLNTGGIAETCHQYWPATGKSARLLPHYHGAIPSLAWMPDSRHMMMMGFFGAHHEILWVDTKTNTVDKKRRISAFEATLTLSRDGKKMAFSGDRTDHPNEVWLMQNNTLTQLTNTNPQVDAWPKAQVKEVHWQSSIDDTPIYGVLLTPPGYKGDKPLKTVVELHGGPEWRWSYGWQSSWHEWGVMLASRGYAVLLPNPRGSVSQGVAFSRAVINDWGGGDYQDILDGVDMLEKDGIADPKHLGIGGWSYGGYMSAWAVGHTDRFKAAVVGAPPVDLVSFVNTTDTPDFTLGYFGTAADNLKLLQQRSPISYLKNVHTPVLVMQGQQDTRVPVTQGLAFYRGLKLQGKTAEMVEYKGAPHWISNGLHQRDIMHRMLDWFGKYL; encoded by the coding sequence GTGGCGTTATCAAGCAAGTTTTGGCAAACCGGCCTGGCCCTGCTGGCGGCATCTTGGGGCTTAAGTGCCGCCCCCATCACCCCAGAGCAAGTGCTGTCACAAACCTATGTGTTTGACCCACAAATTGCGCCTGATGGCACCTCGGTGCTGTTTTCCATGCTCTCGACTCCCGATGAAAAAGGCATACGCACCACCGAGCTTTGGCAAGTGGCCACCCGTAAAGGGGCCAAAGCGCGGCAAGTGCTAAAAGGCGAGGCAACGGAGCCGCAGTGGACCAACGATGGCCACGCCTTTGGCTACCTGGCGGCAGGCAACAACCAAAAGCCGCAGCTTTTTATGCGCCGCCTTGATGGCAGCAGCCAGCAGCTTACCCACTTAACCGGCGGCGTTTACCAATATGCCTGGTCGCCAGACGGCAGGCAGGTAGCGGTACTGGGCCAGGAACCGGCCAATAACGACAAGCCCTATATCGAAGTGGATAAGCACTTTGCCCCCATCCACCTGTATTTACTCAACCTTAAATCCGGCAAGCTGCACCGCCAAAGCCTGGGCGGCATGAGCATCAGTGGCGTGCGCTGGGGGCCAAAAAGCCAGCGGCTGGTGGTGCGCTTGGCCGAAACCTCGTCTATCAACAATTACTTTTACCACTCCAGCCTGCACGTGCTTGATTTGGCGTCAGGCAAGCTTGGCAAGGCCTTTGAGCATAGCGCCATAAATGACTTTAGCTGGGCCCCCGACGGCCACGCCATTGCCTATTGCCGGCTCAACACCGGCGGTATTGCCGAAACCTGCCACCAGTATTGGCCCGCTACCGGTAAAAGTGCGCGTTTGCTGCCTCACTACCACGGCGCCATTCCGTCCTTGGCCTGGATGCCCGACAGCCGCCACATGATGATGATGGGCTTTTTCGGCGCCCACCACGAAATTCTCTGGGTCGACACAAAAACCAATACCGTTGATAAAAAGCGCCGCATCAGCGCCTTTGAAGCCACATTAACCTTGAGCCGCGATGGCAAAAAAATGGCCTTTAGCGGCGACCGCACTGACCACCCCAACGAGGTGTGGCTGATGCAAAACAACACCCTGACCCAGCTCACCAATACCAACCCACAAGTGGACGCCTGGCCAAAAGCGCAAGTAAAAGAGGTGCACTGGCAGTCGAGCATCGACGATACGCCCATCTATGGCGTGCTACTGACACCACCCGGTTACAAGGGTGATAAACCGCTAAAAACCGTGGTGGAACTGCACGGCGGCCCGGAATGGCGCTGGAGCTATGGCTGGCAAAGCTCCTGGCACGAATGGGGGGTAATGCTGGCCTCGCGCGGCTATGCGGTATTGCTGCCCAATCCACGGGGGTCAGTGAGCCAAGGGGTGGCCTTTTCCCGGGCGGTGATCAACGACTGGGGCGGCGGCGACTACCAAGACATTCTTGACGGCGTCGATATGCTGGAAAAAGACGGCATTGCCGACCCCAAACATCTGGGCATTGGCGGCTGGAGCTACGGCGGCTACATGTCGGCTTGGGCGGTAGGCCATACCGACAGGTTCAAGGCAGCGGTGGTCGGCGCGCCGCCGGTTGATTTGGTGAGTTTCGTCAACACCACCGACACCCCGGACTTTACCCTGGGCTACTTCGGCACCGCCGCTGATAACCTCAAGCTGCTGCAACAGCGCTCACCCATTAGCTACCTGAAAAACGTGCATACGCCGGTGTTGGTGATGCAAGGCCAACAAGACACCCGGGTGCCGGTTACCCAGGGTCTGGCCTTTTATCGCGGCTTAAAACTGCAAGGCAAAACCGCTGAAATGGTCGAATATAAAGGCGCTCCACACTGGATAAGCAACGGACTTCACCAACGTGACATCATGCACCGCATGCTCGATTGGTTTGGCAAATATCTCTGA
- a CDS encoding MFS transporter, which produces MVNRLTSLPLLVWVTLLGALLVQGTFFMVWPFLSILLYQRFALGPYQIGVILSVAALAGSLLGFYVSALSDRFGRKHIMLASGLCCALAFVVMAMADSVHGYVLGILLVSIGRSIFGPATQALMIDQLPEKPRRELALQLRYFVANMAGAAGPLVGVWVGLTAKQSTFFITAATYLLLLAMLLWAMKRGYRLADNTLGNQGFRRTLMLLGQDHGFLLLVLANILLMFVYAHIDSSLIQYLTRAHVPALVKLISQLILVNTLTIICLQFPLRHLLGRWAISTQMQLGVVLITVAQLWYAFNPMSWHLGWLGATFVLSVGEVILFPNISVQIDDMAPPGLKGAYFGAGNLYAIGWSLSPLIGGWMLEHYSGRILYLWLALVSIAVLVLYAMASKVPRPSWLKTEAKL; this is translated from the coding sequence TTGGTCAACCGTTTAACCTCGTTACCACTGCTGGTTTGGGTCACCTTGCTTGGCGCTTTGCTGGTGCAGGGCACCTTCTTTATGGTGTGGCCGTTTTTATCCATTTTGCTGTACCAGAGATTTGCGCTGGGGCCATATCAAATTGGCGTGATCCTGTCGGTGGCCGCCCTGGCAGGCAGCTTGCTGGGTTTTTATGTCAGTGCCCTTTCCGACCGCTTTGGCCGCAAGCACATTATGCTGGCCTCAGGTCTTTGCTGCGCCTTGGCCTTTGTGGTGATGGCCATGGCCGACAGCGTGCATGGCTACGTGCTGGGCATTTTGCTGGTCTCCATTGGCCGTTCTATTTTCGGCCCTGCCACCCAGGCGCTGATGATTGACCAACTGCCGGAAAAACCCCGTCGCGAACTGGCACTGCAATTGCGCTACTTTGTGGCCAATATGGCGGGTGCGGCTGGCCCCTTGGTGGGAGTGTGGGTAGGACTGACCGCTAAACAATCCACTTTTTTTATTACCGCCGCCACCTACCTGCTGCTGCTGGCCATGCTGCTGTGGGCGATGAAAAGGGGCTATCGGCTGGCAGACAATACCTTGGGCAACCAAGGCTTTCGCCGCACCCTGATGCTGCTCGGCCAAGACCATGGCTTTTTGCTGTTGGTGCTGGCCAATATCTTACTGATGTTTGTGTACGCCCATATTGATTCGTCGCTGATCCAGTACCTGACTCGCGCCCATGTGCCAGCGCTAGTAAAGCTGATTTCGCAGCTGATTTTGGTCAACACCCTGACCATTATTTGTTTGCAGTTCCCGCTGCGGCACTTGCTTGGCCGCTGGGCCATCAGCACCCAGATGCAATTGGGGGTGGTACTCATTACCGTCGCCCAGCTCTGGTACGCCTTTAATCCGATGAGCTGGCATTTGGGCTGGCTTGGCGCCACTTTTGTGCTGAGTGTGGGCGAAGTGATTTTGTTTCCTAACATTAGCGTGCAGATTGATGACATGGCGCCGCCCGGGCTTAAAGGCGCTTATTTCGGGGCCGGGAATCTTTATGCTATTGGCTGGTCGTTATCGCCGTTAATTGGCGGCTGGATGCTGGAACACTATTCGGGCCGCATCCTGTATTTGTGGCTGGCGCTGGTCTCTATTGCGGTATTGGTGCTGTACGCCATGGCCAGTAAAGTGCCCAGGCCAAGTTGGCTAAAGACCGAAGCAAAGCTTTAA
- a CDS encoding NfeD family protein, with product MEFDLQYWHWLVFGMILLMVEIFLTSFTVFWFGLGALVVSAVLAFFPALSHPWQVGLWAISSVLFTLLWFRYFKPMMRDKSKAGNASEAIKGESGLVIAVPVGDKRGVARFTTPLMGDDEWPFICQSDVAIGDRIFVLEMSGNTLIVEKR from the coding sequence ATGGAATTTGACCTGCAATATTGGCACTGGCTGGTCTTCGGCATGATTTTGCTGATGGTCGAGATTTTTCTTACCAGCTTTACGGTGTTTTGGTTTGGCCTTGGTGCTTTGGTTGTGTCAGCGGTGCTGGCCTTTTTCCCCGCGCTTTCTCACCCCTGGCAAGTGGGCCTTTGGGCCATCTCCTCGGTGCTTTTCACCCTGTTGTGGTTCCGCTATTTCAAACCGATGATGCGCGATAAAAGTAAAGCCGGTAATGCCAGCGAAGCCATTAAGGGCGAGTCGGGGTTGGTGATTGCCGTGCCGGTGGGCGACAAACGCGGCGTGGCCCGCTTTACTACGCCGCTAATGGGCGACGACGAATGGCCCTTTATCTGCCAAAGTGACGTCGCTATCGGCGACCGAATTTTTGTTTTAGAAATGTCAGGGAACACCCTGATTGTGGAAAAACGCTAA
- a CDS encoding AraC family transcriptional regulator, which translates to MEQSRVRMPSSVLLESAKRSVVTLKDDYPANHYDGRHRHDRGEFLYATNGVMVVTTDTSSFVVPPHRGLWIPAGIYHAAHVRSSLSLHCLFIEQGSHPGLPDSCMVVGVSELLRSLIVQAMLLPAEYDESNREGRIMQLIVDEIALMSHEPLLLPMPQDTRLLKVCQQFLNDPTQEQDLSDWADVACMSRRSFTRLFRQQTQLSFTAWRQQARLNEALSRLSNGAPITTVAMDVGYNSSSAFSAAFHKVFGVPPSKFATALS; encoded by the coding sequence GTGGAACAGTCCAGAGTCAGAATGCCCAGTTCAGTACTGCTAGAAAGTGCCAAGCGCTCTGTGGTGACCCTCAAGGACGACTACCCGGCCAACCATTATGATGGCCGCCACCGTCATGACCGCGGCGAGTTCCTGTATGCCACCAACGGCGTGATGGTGGTGACTACCGACACCAGCAGCTTTGTGGTGCCGCCGCACCGCGGCCTGTGGATCCCGGCCGGTATTTACCACGCTGCCCATGTGCGCAGCAGCTTGTCGCTACATTGTCTGTTTATCGAGCAGGGCAGCCACCCGGGGTTGCCTGACAGCTGTATGGTCGTTGGCGTCAGTGAGCTGTTACGTTCACTTATTGTGCAAGCGATGTTGCTGCCTGCCGAGTACGACGAAAGTAACCGCGAAGGGCGCATCATGCAGCTGATCGTTGACGAGATAGCGCTCATGAGCCACGAACCCTTGCTGCTACCAATGCCGCAAGACACCCGGTTACTTAAAGTCTGCCAGCAGTTTTTGAATGACCCCACCCAGGAGCAAGACCTAAGCGACTGGGCCGATGTGGCCTGCATGAGCCGCCGTTCCTTCACCCGCTTGTTCCGCCAGCAAACACAGCTGAGCTTTACCGCCTGGCGCCAGCAAGCCCGCCTTAACGAAGCGCTGTCGCGGCTTTCAAACGGTGCCCCTATAACCACCGTTGCCATGGACGTGGGCTACAACAGCTCCAGCGCTTTTAGCGCCGCCTTTCACAAGGTGTTTGGGGTGCCGCCCAGCAAGTTTGCAACGGCACTGAGCTGA